The Apus apus isolate bApuApu2 chromosome 4, bApuApu2.pri.cur, whole genome shotgun sequence genome contains the following window.
CTCCAGTCTCCTCCTGATACACAAACCTATTCAAATTCCTTGCAGACCAGTGGCCAGAAAGGAATAGGAAGGGGCTGCCAGCCCACAGGGCTCAGATAACTGGTGCTAGcctttctgctgagcagcacccTGCCTTCCTGGGGTGAGCCCCAAGAGCAACGTGCTCCATCTGtgtcccccctgccctcctgtccctcccagcagccaccacagaGAGAGCAGCACCTTCAGGTCCTGGCTGTGGCAAACACTGGGTGCTGCCCATCACAGCTCAGGTTCAGTTTTTGCCCAGAAACACATGgatcaaagctttttttttttttttacatacagGCTActtattgagaaaaaaaattccttacaagattttttccctctgaggGAAAGTAGTGGGGCAGGGGACCAGCACATTTGCTCCTCTCTCACCTgcctgagcagccccaggcaccCCGGGCCAAGGCTGACACCCTCCTACAAATGGTTTTAATTAGTCCATTGAGGTGGCCCCACGCTTGGCAGAGCATTAGCTACACATTCTTGTGCCatggctgctgaggagcagctaagCAGGGTTACTGGAATCTTGCAAAAGAGGGTGGTCAGGCTGGAGGTGGCCAGGGTGCACAAGGCACCTGTCTTTGTCTGGCAGGCCCAAACAGCCACCCCAGCAGGTTTGTGGTGGCCCAGGGTGGTGGAGcatggcaggcaggggaggcacGGGCACTGTTTTTTTTGCTCTGCTCCATCCTGTCACCCCCGCCAGGCCAGCCAGACCCCCTGGCAAAAGGAACACACTGAGCGGCCAGTTGAGCAACGCCCGCTTGTCTccttcagggaaagaaaacagacaagcCACAGGGACAGCAGGCAGGCAAGAGATCACATCCCCAGGCGATGAAGTGCAGCACAAGTGTATTTGTTGCCAGcatcccctccccatccccacaggCAGGGCTCAGGCCCCTTGCTGAAAAGCATTTGCTGCCACGTGGAGCAGAAGGGTCCAGCCTGGGGTTGCCCAGAGGGACAACGGGCCAAGAACCAGGATTTCCATGGGAACAACCACTGGTACCAGGAAGAGGTTTGGTGCCAAGTGCTGCCTGCCCCCGTTATTGCTGCTCCgcaccagcagagctcaggcttTGGGGGGGGTTTGGCCAAGGCCAGGAGCCCACCTGAGCTCCTGTCAAGGCGCAAGCAGTGAGGTTCCACGCAACCCTGCTCTGTAGGTACAAAACGCAGCCGAGGGCTGTTTAAAAACTATGTCACCACAAAATAACCTCACCCACTATAAAACAAAcccctgctctgccacctcTGCGAGCATTCTGAGTAACAAGACAACGCAGCAGCACAAGCTGGCGGAAGAAACCAGGGGGGCCAAAGGTGTCCCCgtccccagggagcaggggtGCAGAGGAGCTTCCTTGGACCCCCCCCCTGTGCAAGCAGGAATGCCACGGGGCTGGGGTGTAGGTATTTTAGACACAGACACGGAATCCATACTTTGATGGACAGGAGGAGACCCGTGCCCCCAGCTGTCCAGGGAAGAATTAGAAGAGACCACCAGGAAGCAGGGCTGCAAACACCTGCCCTTCCCAAGCCTGCAgccctaaaaaaaaccccataaaaataaatctattatTGCCAACAACGAGTTTTAAGACCCTCTTGCACCACAGATAAGGTGAATCAATTTGTTGGGTTTGGTCTTTTTGGTGTGTAAAAAGACAGGGAAGGGCCTGGGTATACAGTGTCTGAGGTATgtttggagggaaaaaagtgcagcaaaaaggagaggggaaaacgAAAGAGAacgaaacaaaaaaaggaagggggaagCAGCACTTAACAGGTTGGCTCTGAACGTGTCTcttgtatggaaaaaaataataaaatgattGTCGAAAGAGCCACTGGTGAAAaccagggagagaaaatatcTTTGCTGCAGAGGTACCTTCCGGCttcttgcagcagcagagcttgaGTCCGAGGTCCACCAGCCTGGTTTCCCTTCGCAGCTCCCTCTGGAAAGCCCAAGGCAACGTCGCTCCGGCGCGCGCCTCCGGGGATGCTCGTGGGGTGAAGAGCAGCGCCCGGCCCCCAGGCTCCCTGCCTCTCccgggggaggaggaggaagaggagggggacACGGGTCTCCTGCAGGGTCACCCCAacaccctgccagcccctcgGTGCCAGGACCCCCCAGCTCAGGGCGTTACCCGAAGCGAAACTTCAGCCGGTACCTGATGGGACCACCCGTGTTTTTCCCAGGTGGGGACAGAGCCACCTTGGGTGGTGGGGAGACTTTCTTCTTGGGGAGGGTGACGGTGAAGGCGAGTtcggggggctggggctgccggAAGCGGGGTAGGAAGTGTGTGGAGACGTGCTGGGGCCTGGCacgggggctgcagcccctcttGGCTTTGCCCCGCTTGTTGAGGGCCACATACCACTGGCGGCCCGAGCGCGGGCTGCGGTGCACGGCCGAGGCGTAGGTGTTGTAGCTGTTCTCCTGGAAGCGCTCTCGGAACTGGCAGTCCACTGTGAACTGAGCCTGGAGAGGGGGGAGACAGAGCCAGGGGAGGGGGTGCAGAGTTAGCCAAGGGTCGCTTGGACccacacacccacacccacacccacacacaTCCCCTGCCCCACGGCGCTCGCCGGGGGGGTTTTAAAAagtttccccccaaaaaaaacaaccaggcTCCAAGGGGTGAGCAGCAACACCCTGCCGAGCGCAGCCAGGCGTTTGGAAAACCCCCAGCACGGGTGCATTGAAGAAGCTGCTTGCCACCCACTTTTTGGACTGGCTTGGAAAGCCCAAGGCTCGCCTGCCTCAGCAGCACCTTTTCCCTGCCgccccagctctcctcctgcccttcccaccggggagggaggaggcagcttCCTGCCCTGATCAGCACCCTGGGGTTGagccccctccccatctcccttcccaccccttgCTTGCACCCTGGATCATCCCTTCAGAGCCTGGAAAGGCAGTTTGCAGGCAGGGTTTCATTGCTTCACTGAACGTGGCTTTGATTGTATTCgatttttggtatttttttcttttccccccttcctcaTCTTAAACGAACTCGGGGTGCTTTGTCAACCTGAAAGCAATTTACTTGCAGCCCAAGAGCCTGGCCTCTGCCAAACAGGGCTCCCAGACAGTGGGGGGAAAGGCTTCCCATGGCCCGAGAGGATGGGCTGAATGCTGCCCACAACAGCTCCTTCTTGTCGTcaagagggaggagggaaaaaatgacctacaaaaataaaaaacctgcaACACCCCAGCTGTGAACCCGCAGCCCTGGGacacctgcctgcagcctccagcagcccctccaAAATCCTCCTCACCACTTTTAGTTTGACCAGGACCGCGGCACATGATGCCCTGGCAGCAAAGCAAGGCTCCCAAAATACTGACGTGCCCAGGATGCTGAGCCCAGAGAACACAGCAAAACCTCCAAGCAGTGTTTTATCACAACACAGGAGGTCCAAGTGGCTGGGATAATTTTGAAGCTCCTCATTTAGCTGGAGCTGTGTCCTGCAAGACAAGTGACAGAGTCTCCAGCGTGccatgcattattttttccttgagtCAAGTCTCCTTTTGCTCTTTGCTTGACAGAAACGCCACTCAGTGACTCAGTTTTGCTTTCCCTGTCTCTTATAGGTCCTCTATGCTGCGTGTCCCATGTGTGGACACTCACCTTCCcaaggcagggctgtgctgggcccCTTGTTGCTCTCTGGAGCCCCAAGACATGCTCATCCATACCCCTGCACAGATGGATAAGCTCCCTGCCATTTTGCTCATGGACCAGTGGTTTTGGGCCAATGCCACCCtgcaaaggggggggggggaggaatgCAGAAAGAGGGTTGCCCAGCTCCCCACCTGGGGCATCACCAGAGAAGTTCCTGCTTCGATGGGTTTTGGGGTAAATGCTCCCTAAGGGCCAGAGCAGCATCCCTTCCCAAGTGGGATGTggggagatgaggagggaacGCGGAGGACACGGAGGGAAGCCCTCAGCCCTGGATGACAAACCACACTGAGAGGCACATCAGCTGCTCCTTTCCCACCTCTCTAACAGGCTTCCCCGTATCCCAGCCTCTCAGTTCAGTCTCTGCACCTTTTCAGCtggggaaaaggctttttttggttggtttttttttccccagcacgGGGCAggtggcacagccacagcctggccACTGGCTtcactctgcagcagctccagggacaaCCCCAAGGAGCAAACCTGAAGTCAATGACGTTTCAAAACCCAGTTCAACAAGAGATTTGCCCCGGGGAGGACTGGGCCATTCAGCTGACTCAAAACAACTCCTGAGAAAGGAGAATTACCTGAGCCCCCTGTGAGCAGATCTCTCCCCTGGAGCTCATGCTGACCCCTGCACAGATCAACTTCAACCCCCCTCCTGCCCGTTctgtacttaaaaaaatgtacaaaacagGGGACCCAGGATTTAACAATGAGGAAAAAGCCATCTGTGCACACATAATTGCTGGGATCACTGtcattttttctgaagctggttcctctaaaaaaaaaccGAATCGATTGGTAATTTAATTAAGTCGccatgaatgcaaaaaaaaaggaaaaaaggaaaacaaaaataataaagatgGATGCCTGCTGGAAAGCACTGAGCTGGGATAAAGCAGGGCCCTAAAAAGCCTGCTCTGAGGGAGCCTGAGTCCCTGCAGGAATGGCTTTTATCTGGGGTGCAGCACAAAGTCACCGGCGTGACTCCCGCATCAAAGCGCTGCCCTGAGTGACGGGCACAGGACACGCTTTGTGCTGCTCCAAACTCATTAGGCCATGAAATAACTTCACCCTGCCAAGGAAGGGAAGAACAACAGATGCCGGGTTCGCCTTATCGAGGTTATTTAGCCCAGCAATCTTTAGACATTTGGGTCAAGTTTCTCCAAATTCATGGCTTTCACCCGCGCGGGGCATCGTGTGTCCTCACCCCCGGCTCTGACCCACCTAATTGAGGtccctctccagcactgcccTTTGTGTGCCAACAATTAGCCATGCAGCAATGAGGTTTGATTCAatttctgcctgcagcagagcagaaatcaaGGCTCCAGCTCAAATAAGGGGCCCATTGTATGCCACGAGGGAGGGGAGGCTCTGGGGGGTCCAGGGGTCATGCCCCACCTGCTTCCCTCTCCTACATCCTTTACCTTtcctctgcccctctgcctgtTTCTTGCCCCATCTCCTTCCCTCATttcctaaaaaaacaaaccaacaaagcAACCACGTGCTCACCCTTGCAGCACCATTAGGTTTCAGGAGCAACACTCCACTAAGACCCAAGGGAGACAGAGGACAGTGCACAAACCTCACCTGAAGGCAACCTGCAGGCTCAGGCAGCACATCAGGAGCGACCACGCTGGGACTGGGAGGTTTGGCACTTGgcttttccctcttccaggCTACCAGCCCTGAACAGGCTCACTTGAGAGCAAACCCAGGTGACAGCTCATCCCAGAGGCTGCCTTAAAAACGCCCATCTTGGCACGTTGCTTttacaccccccccccccccccctttaaaAGGCTGTGACTTTTATGTAAGCACAGCAGTTACTATCATTTGTTTGGATGGTCTCTAGAACTAACAGGGGACAATCAGGAAGCAGCATCTTAAAAGTCACAACAAGAGGTGAAACCCGCTGACAGGACTGATGCAACACGAAAAGCCTGGACAAAGCCCTAGGAGACCTGCAGGAGAAGCCAACCTTCAGGAGCACAGCCCACAGGAATGAGAATGAGTGGGATTTTTCCACTCCAGCTGCAAGGGCTCCCGCATGGGCTGGACCTCACCTGCCCCAAACCCCCATGGGCACCCACTGGCTCTGCCAGGGGAACACCTGGTGAGGTGTCCACCTGAGGGGAGGGTCcggagctgcagccccctcccccgtGGGCGGGATCCCGGCCCCACGCACTTCCCTTGCCGGGAGACATTTGGTCTGCACGATCTGCTGCAGAAGTCgctaaaaataaaccagcaacGCTCATAGAACAAGTCCTTGCGATGCAGACGCCcagccagaaaagaaaaaaaaataatacaaaaagccagcaaaaaaaaacccaaaaaagcaaGCACTTTTCCTGATTAAACCCGGTAAGTAAGGGTGTTGGATTTGGGATTTGGCTCCACTTTTCCCTTATCTGCTGATGCCACCCAGCAGGGACCCTCCCCAGCAACCCAAGGGGCTTGTCACACTGGAGCATCACTGCCACCTGCACGTGaatgtgtctttaaaaaaaggcctttaaaaaacacacacacacacactaataAGCAGGGGggcggggtggggggtgggggtgggggagggggggggtgttaCTTACACTTGCAtggagttttcctttttttgacaTCGCTAAAAATTTGTTGCTGAAAACTCCTCGTATTCCTACAATCCCCTGAGACACagcaaatatttccaaaatacCTAGGATGACAGAAATCCCCAAATAAATCACAGGTCTTTTCACATTGGCGTgacaaagagaaataataataataataataataataataataataataataataataataataataataataataataataataataataaaataatcgGTCTCAGAGGTTTGCATCTCCTCTCCACAAGCCTCTGCTCCACTCAGCTCTCCTGCTCTGTCCCTCTGCCCCACAGTCAGACCTGCATCAATTCTGGGATGGCTG
Protein-coding sequences here:
- the FGF5 gene encoding fibroblast growth factor 5 yields the protein MCPSFLLLLLFLLALPARARREQVPGGAQPGPEGRNAPAPSSSSSSSSSAAAGPNRFPRSRPGRRRGRLYCRVGIGFHLQLHPDGRVDGAHDASPLSILEIFAVSQGIVGIRGVFSNKFLAMSKKGKLHASAQFTVDCQFRERFQENSYNTYASAVHRSPRSGRQWYVALNKRGKAKRGCSPRARPQHVSTHFLPRFRQPQPPELAFTVTLPKKKVSPPPKVALSPPGKNTGGPIRYRLKFRFG